A region of the Bombus pyrosoma isolate SC7728 linkage group LG15, ASM1482585v1, whole genome shotgun sequence genome:
tttatgcagATACTCTGTGTATACCATGTTGGTGTGTGTTACATTTGTTTCGACAATTTGTTATGCATCGTTAATCTTCACGTGGCCAGCCAATTTCGCATATTACAGCATAGGCTGAGAAGCATAGATAACGCGACGAAGGATCAGATAGAAGAATACGATTCGGATGCaaaattatcgtattattcaaatatgtgTTACAGAAAGTTGAAAGATTGCGTACAACAGCATCAAATGCTTATCGAATATTGCAAAAAGTTGGAAGATATATTTACGTTGATCGTGCTTGCCCAGGTAATGTTTCTTGCCATGGTAATATGCCTCGTGGGATTTCAACTACTTCTGGTGAGTTAtttttttgagatattttacCAAGCGAGGTATTTTAAGAAGTCGTCTCGTTACAAGTTATTCCAGTTACTTACGTTCAAAGTTATCTTTCTACGTAGTTATTAGAAAACGTTtcgctttaaaaaatatacgtagtAACCCTGAACACGGGAGAACAACGACTTGCCGGAACTCAAATCAGTCGATTTTTGTCGATCGTTGTGCCGTTACCGTTCGCTAATATCCCTATTCCACGATCGATCCTCTCTCCTTTTCGTTCTGGAGAGGCTGCTTCACACTCATTGTCAGCTAACCCGGATTTGCCCTTATTCTGCTTTGACATTCGCCTCtgaattttcgttttcttcttaaCGTCTTCTTTtacttccctttctttttttcaatctcGTATGTGTATATTGTCTCGATTCGCATCTTCCCGTCTCTCCGCTCGACACAGCCACGCGATTTTCGATCGCTCGCCCTCCCATCTCGGTCGAGCTTCCATAACGAGAGTCCGAAGCCGCGACTCTTTGGGCCGAATGTTTGCAGCAAATGCAAACTATAACTATAACATAACTGTAACAATGATCATCTTATATTGTTTGGTATGTGTACGTGTTGCAGTCTTACGTACGTAGTTCCTATCTGTAAGTTTTACGAGATCCTTCGGACTTTGTAGCCGGATACGTTAACTATGTGTTTACCACTCCACCGTTAACCGCTAACATGCACGATCCTCTCATTTGAATTCGAAGATGCCGATCCCGCGTGTATAGAACATCAGTCGAGTCAAATGTATATTGtggaaaaaatggagaaagttttttcttctttttaatttatttcgatcaaTCAGAATTACTTAATCAATTTCTGTATAGAACTTCATCTGTATTATTGGAATTTCCAATATACCTGCATTTTAAATTTGcgaaacaaaatgttttttaaaaccattttattagttttatatCGATTATATCGTGTTCCCATAGGCGGACACACCTACCTCAAAAAAGGCCAGTTTAGTATTGAATTTGTGTGGCGTTCTGTGTCAACTATTAATGTTCACGTATAGTTGCGATGATTTGATGCGACAAAGTGTCAACGTCGGCAACGCGACATTCTCAGGACCATGGCCAATCCTTCCAATGAACGAGGCTGGTGCCACTGTGCGAAAAAATTTGCTAATTATCATCATGCGATCGCACAAGATTTGCTGTATAACAGCTGGAAAATTTTTTCCTGTTTCTCTGCAGACGTTTACCGGGGTAATCGAACTCGTTGTATCTCCGTTacgatttttctatataatcaTTGAATTGTAATTATTCGCTCGTTACAGGTTCTCAGTACGGCAATGTCATATTTCACTCTGCTAAGGAATACATCTCTGGATGCAACAAATTCATAACTTGTACATTTGTCGTTaatagcaaaaatataaattacaggGCTCGTTCGATTCGAAGGTACCAAACGGCACTGTTGCTTggtgtttaaataaaaagggaTAATACACTGTTCCCAAGATTCTATTTCTCCACGAGTCTTTGCACATGTAACTAATCGTGAGATGGCAAGACTGATTTacacgtagtgctatatattGTATCGGGtttgttattttctaaacGTATCTTTACTACGAGTAAGTttgatacttttaatattactataaCATTGCAATAAATGTTTCTCGAATACCATGTCATCCATTTTATGATTACTCTTTGAACAcgttattttgattttaaatcAAAGCGTACcatctctttcttcctcgtaTGTATTACGAATTTTATAAGTGAAACGGGAAATagcttgaatatttttaagtatcttttcatctatatttaaaatgatctAAGGCATTGTTTACATGTAAGAAATAGTTAAACCAATAGCTGTGATTTTTCTACCGAGTTCACGATGGCTATCAAAAAGCGAAAACAGTTGTTTTTACTAGGAAGacttatatattaatataaaaatgtataatagcTTACATGACCATCAGCTGTGTGGCATCGTTGATTGTGActctttattataaaagaaattgccGTCGATCGCAGCAACCCTAGACTCCGTCGTCACGTGACGTGCAAGACGCCAACACTCGATGCACAATATAGCAGCGTCTACTCCCTTTTTACCCAACAGCCGATCACAGGTCTGTCTCTCTTTAATTATACATGCATATTGCATATGTCGACCTATTTCGTACCCCTTGAATAATCACGATATCTTTCCACGccacaaaatgaaaataagaaggaaagaataaGTACTTGTCTGTCAGTgtcaagaagaagaataaggGACAAGATGGGTAAAGATTCAAAAGGGACAAAAGTTAGTTCTACGTCGGCTCGTTTGAAGCTAGAGGACGAAGCGTCGTACACCAAAGATTTTGCCTTGCTGATGACGagttttttaatgaaaatcgtCGGTCTCTGGCTAACGAAcaacaagaaagaagaacgtaCACGTCAGTTAACTTTGATGTACACCGTAGTCGCGATCCTGTTTGGTGTGTGGGTGCAGTTCAGGGACTTTTACTACTCGTGGCCGAAATTTGGCGtgagtatataaatattttttttgccAGTAACGATCTTTTTTACGCTTCTTAAATTCTTCAAGCGTTTCCGTTTCTACGGTTTCTTAATCGCAGGATTGTGCTTACACGgcttgcaatattttatgcCTCATTATGGTATTACTGAAATTGTCCGTCGTATTTATACACAAGAAAGAATTCATCGAGCTGCTTGTGTACACGCACAAGAATTTTTGGCACACGAATTACAATTACAACGAGCTATTGTTGTTGCAAAACTGTAGAAAGATTTCCATCGTGTGTATCTCTTTGATCAATGTTTGTGCTCAAGGCACGGTCTTCGGCTACGTGCTAACGCCTATCGTAGGTACGTGTATCGATTCAAGTGGCAGCATCGATGTATTTCCTGTTTATGAAAAGTGCCAAACTCGACgctaaaatttctttgattcataaatattaaaggtatataaatgataaagcATCGTCCCTTTAAAGTATAGAATTGtacgtttatattttagaaaacatTGGAAGAAACAATTCGGATAGAATTCTGCCATTTAGAATGTGGCTCGATCTACCATTGAGTGTGACACCATACTACGAAATACTATTCGTGCTTCAGGTACATATATAAACGCGCGTTTTACTCGCTCGTCTATTTGCTCGGCTCGTGAAAAATATCGCTTTCCGTGGAGCAAAACACTGTACGACACTGCGTAACTCTTATGTTTATACAGGTTCTCTCTTTGTACCACGTTGGTATATGTTACATTTGTTTCGACAATCTTTTATGTCTGATAAATCTGCACGCGGCCACTCAATTTCGTATATTACAATACAGGTTATTGTACTTGGGTGAAACGATTGAAAAGCAACCGAACGAGTACGCTATCAAAGCGACCTTGCCGTCAGattacttgaaaaattatcaCACGGTATTTAAATGTCGCGTTAGAGAACATCAAGACCGAATTAATTATTGTCAGAGactaaacaatatatttacgtACATCGTTCTTGGACACATAATTGTCTTTAGCCTTTTACTGTGTCTGGTTGGTTTCCAGGTGCTTATGGTACGTACTTTCcgttatgataaaaatgataaataatcaCACATTTCTAGCTTCTTAAAGCAGTAGTTTATGCTTCCTTTTTCGCGTGGTGTACGAAACATTATAGTTATCCTATCCTGTTCCGTAGTCATATTAGCAAACATGGACTACTCTCTCTAAAATAGCCATTTTATTTTCCGTTTAcattcaaaatttttgttattattattctacgtTTACCACTACCGTTTCGTTATAATCTTTAAATCGTTTGGTTAAATTCGTTAATGTATATACAGGCAAATTCACCTCCTACGCGGCGACTGATTTTCGTATTCCACATAGTGGGCAGTTCCAGCCAGTTATTACTGTTCACGTACAGTTGCGATACTCTGATACGAGAAAGCACGAATATTGGAACTGCTGTTTATTCTGGCCCCTGGACCCATCTAACGATGGACAGAATTGGGAAATTACTACGAAAGGATCTGACAATGATCATCGTGAGATCGAGTAAGCCTTGCTGCTTAACTGCCAGCGGGTTCTTTCCTGTCTCTCTGGAAACTTGTACCAAggttcttattattattattcttacaaTGCATTCggttataatttattcgtttccttatttattcatttcgtttcgtttcatcgagtttttttcttaaaattaccAAAAGGtaaagaatatagaaaaaggCGATGCGTTATTTTATGGAACGtccaaaaatattcttacaaaAAGTCGCAATTTctttatgaaatatgaaaatataataaataaatgttcctCTTACAGGTGCTGAGTACCGCGATGTCATACTTCACTTTAATGAGACAATCTTtcactaattaaaattataatcgtaGAACGTCCAATGCGATAATAGATGGCAAAtcaaagataatataatattggtATTTGTTGAACAAATACTAAACTTGTACAAGAATAAAGATGCCTCTCTCGCAAGGAAGGCGACATCGAATTGCTAGTGTTAAATTATTGTGCTTGACtttatacgaagaaaatatccgATTCCAATCCGAacaataaaagtttcatttccCAGTCATATCAAATATCATATCAGATTCTGTTAGGAACGTTTAAAATCATCACACGCCTAAACTGTTTATTCGCTTTTCGCAGTTTTCAGCTCCGTGGTGTCGTAGTACTTTACATTGTCGAGATATCAATCgaacgataatttaaatataactgAAATTCTGAATAAAGTAAggaatttcaaatacataGCTTCATACAAAATCATACATTTGAATGTGGTTGACAGTATCAAAAAGACTCCTTTATCCAGAAGAAACCCAAGTACGTAgacaataatattctattgCGTACTACAAGCACCTGACATCATACACAGACATAAGAGAACAAATGTTGccgaaatttctttattcgtttcataGCTACAATATCACCGAATCTGCACACCACCTTTCACAAAtcatagaaacaaaataaaaaaaaacatttatcattttcgtAACTTTAACGCGCCGCCGCTGCGCCAAGCGATCTACGTCGTTCCACGTAGATTCTATCAAAGGAAATTGTGGACAACTTTCTTAAGTCGTATGCCTCATTTAGCaagataaattttcctttgaCAAAACGAAACAGCTGTCGAACAGCACTTCGATTTCACAGAGGGTCTCGTAACCCCGGAATAATGTATAACTCGATCGATCCCATCCACTCGTTGTTCATTCGGAACAAAGAATAGTAATCCTGGGCTATCGTGATCGAAcgttctctcctttcttttctttcgatcttTCTCGTCATTTCTTTTCCGAAACATCAAATAACGGTGCatcaatgataataataaaatagacacAAAGTACGCTATCGGTGAATGAAAGGATGCCAATACATCAAAGCGACTGATCGTCTCTAATACGTTGCAATAATCGATGTAGACCGTGTACAAGTGTATCAGTTCAATGTCCTAACATACTGGAATATTAGCAGTACGATATGAGTTTTCTGAAGAGCCACGACATATCTATCAGCTTGACGTCGACATTTATGAAGCTCGTTGGATTATGGACGTCGAAAAACCAATTGGAACGACGCGTCAGACATATTACGCTGATTTACGCGTTCGCCACTATTCTCTTTGCTCTATGGATAGAGGTTACGGATACTTACTATTCGTTCGGTGATCTGAGTGTAAGTATTCGGACAGTTATCTTTACCGAGATATTTGAAGAGAGATAAATCTCGATGAACGATACAGTTGCGGACTAAATTTCTGTAATAGTCCAATTTCATTTCAAGCATTAAAGTTACAGAAGCTAATAAGTCAATATgcaaaacaaaattcattGATTATTTCTGGAATAAAGCGCGGGACATTGTGATAAAAGGAACTATGCAACTTAAAATTTGGTAACttagttataaaatttgtagcGTAATTTGATTATCATTTAAGACAATTACAATGTACTAGATTTCCTGAAGTAACTTATTTTTCCCACAAATCTGTTGTTTTCCcacaaatttgtaatatcgtgACTTGTGCCCTGTTTTCTCATTTGTCATACCTAAATTGGAATAACAAAAGTCTTATATAAGGCACAAGTGAAATAGGATCGATTCGCAGTTCTACATTTTCGTTACATTTTCTCTACTTACAGACCTGCATTTTTAACGTGTGCAACATTTTGGCGATCCTAATGCCTCTTCTGAAGATGACCGTCTTACTTGTGCATAAACAagaattttttcgtttaatcaCATATACGCAACGAAGATTTTGGCACGAGAATTACGATGAGTAcgagaaaaagatttatatgGACTGCAAACGCAAATGTACCGTCTTTGTTTGTTTCGTTGTATTCACCACTAAAGTGACCCTTATTTGTTACGCCCTTAGTCCAATTCTTGGTAAGTCGCTTAATCTTAAATTggaatttctattcttttatttcttatccAAAAGAGCACAAAACAGTATAATAGCATAATCAGTGGCAGATTCAAAAATCTAACAAAACCATTTCTgaacttttttaaatactgtATATTTCCTActtaatatttacaagaattatGCCATTCTGTATCTATTCCAGAAAATATTGGAAGGAACGAATCGGATAGGGAGCTTCCATTTAATATGTGGATTGATTTGCCACTGACAGCGACGCCATACTATGAAATAACACTTTTGATGCAGGTACtgaattatttcctttccCTAATGCTCAATGTATATAATACCGTTAAATTTAATACCAGTAACAAAACTACGGAAATCTTTATACATTCACAGCTCATGTCATTGTATTATGTTGGAGTCGGCTATTTCTGTTTCGACAATCTATTATGCGTCATGAGTCTACACTTGGCTACTCAATTTCAAATGCTGCAATATAAAATGTCCCACATGACAGATTTAACGAATAATGAAAAGGGAGAAACAAATCCACAATTGTTCTCAGGATCATcggcaaataaatattacaccgcctttaagaaatatattcaacAACATCAAGCTCTCATAACTTACTGTCGCAAACTGGAATCGGTATTTAATTTGCCTGTTTTGGCGCAAGTGCTGGTGTTCAGCTTGGTAATGTGTCTCGATGGGTACCAGATACTTATGGTGAGTGTAACGCATTCAtatcaattattcatttttacattcCTGCATCTCAGAGAGTGTCACGAACCCTGTATGCGCAAAGTACAAAAATGTACACAATACATACCATATAcaagaatatacaaaataatcaaactaCAGCACTCTCTATAACATTTAGTCGATGGAATAACTTTTTACCTAAAGTACCCTAGTTCcgtctttttaattttattcgtgcaAATGTCGAATTTACATCAATATCTGCGGTCTAGTAATAGACCGTATATTGTACTTACTATGAGGATCATAGTAAATCACACGTCGTCTGTAAAAAGTATCTATAtcgaacatttaaaaaattgtgagCACTATTCATACTTCAGACAAGCTTTTACGCACTAATAACGCATCTTTTCGCAGCCAGGGGCACCTACCAGAACACGTTTGATCTTCAGCTTCCAATTAATAGCCTGTCTATGCCAGCTACTCATGTTCACCTACAGCTGTGACTGCATCATACAAGAAAGCGCGAGCATAGCTTTGTCAGCGTATAAAGGTCCTNNNNNNNNNNNNNNNNNNNNNNNNNNNNNNNNNNNNNNNNNNNNNNNNNNNNNNNNNNNNNNNNNNNNNNNNNNNNNNNNNNNNNNNNNNNNNNNNNNNNNNNNNNNNNACTCGTTACTATAAGATCTGGCGTACCTTGTTGCATAACAGCCTATGGATTCTTTGTCGTGTCTCTAGAAACATACACTCGGGTAATTGAAATGTTGTGGCATTTGTCATAATTGcagcgaataataaatttaactgTGTAAAACTGTACAGTatacgaaaatgtaaaaagtacaaaggatacacgccgaatgtctgttacttatacatattattgttACAGGTTTTAAGTACTGCGGTATCATATTTCACATTATTAAGACAAACTACAGAGGAGACCCTCTCTtcgtaatatacatatttcagtTGCAAGTATACAGAATGACTAGTAATAGATGATAAATTATGTAAGGGGTGCTGCTGCAAAGCGAAATAAAActacaatgaaaaataataaaaattgcatttgaAGTTTgattcgttatacgttgacgCTTAAAAGTCCAGTTACACTCATATTCAATCATCAAAATAATCCGTATTCATAAATCCATTCGGTTGCATATTCATATCGAACACTCGGTGTTCTTCTACAATACGAATACGCGAACAGGTGTgtgtaaatttcttattaattttgtaatatttttataacaatcacTATTTGGTAATTTCGATTGGAACTTCTTTCCCAACTATTCTTTTACCAACCGTCTTATCAAATAATTCAGCTATAGTATATTTTTTCGAGAGTTAAATGTGGTTAAAAGCATAGCATCggtagaatagaaaataatgacAATGTAATACGCACAAATTTCTGTCAATAATGTAAGAGAAATTGGTCAACGAACAAATACGTAATTGACGAATACATCTTTTATGTGTTTTTCCGTCTATACCAAAGGGTAGCAATCaaccttttcctttttgcgCCCTTCGTACCAGAATGGTATACGAATAACAATAGGAAAGAATGAATTAATCAACGCAACACCTGTTATTGCGATGATTCATACGTACTGGTGCATACGCGAGCGAGACAGC
Encoded here:
- the LOC122575903 gene encoding uncharacterized protein LOC122575903: MQNNDISIIWASFLMKIVGLWLATNRNEQRRRDFALIYTVGALFISICIAIRDIYHTWGNFGDSVFICCNILYVTIVFLKIGVIYKHKMEFFNLITFTQKNFWRPYHDPQEILVVADCKRICNIFIILMIFCTQGTCAGYMVTPLIANIGRNESDRMLPFNLWVDFPVGISPYFEILFTIQILCVYHVGVCYICFDNLLCIVNLHVASQFRILQHRLRSIDNATKDQIEEYDSDAKLSYYSNMCYRKLKDCVQQHQMLIEYCKKLEDIFTLIVLAQVMFLAMVICLVGFQLLLADTPTSKKASLVLNLCGVLCQLLMFTYSCDDLMRQSVNVGNATFSGPWPILPMNEAGATVRKNLLIIIMRSHKICCITAGKFFPVSLQTFTGVLSTAMSYFTLLRNTSLDGSFDSKVPNGTVACNPRLRRHVTCKTPTLDAQYSSVYSLFTQQPITVSRRRIRDKMGKDSKGTKVSSTSARLKLEDEASYTKDFALLMTSFLMKIVGLWLTNNKKEERTRQLTLMYTVVAILFGVWVQFRDFYYSWPKFGDCAYTACNILCLIMVLLKLSVVFIHKKEFIELLVYTHKNFWHTNYNYNELLLLQNCRKISIVCISLINVCAQGTVFGYVLTPIVENIGRNNSDRILPFRMWLDLPLSVTPYYEILFVLQVLSLYHVGICYICFDNLLCLINLHAATQFRILQYRLLYLGETIEKQPNEYAIKATLPSDYLKNYHTVFKCRVREHQDRINYCQRLNNIFTYIVLGHIIVFSLLLCLVGFQVLMANSPPTRRLIFVFHIVGSSSQLLLFTYSCDTLIRESTNIGTAVYSGPWTHLTMDRIGKLLRKDLTMIIVRSSKPCCLTASGFFPVSLETCTKVLSTAMSYFTLMRQSFTN
- the LOC122575684 gene encoding odorant receptor 13a-like; the protein is MSFLKSHDISISLTSTFMKLVGLWTSKNQLERRVRHITLIYAFATILFALWIEVTDTYYSFGDLSTCIFNVCNILAILMPLLKMTVLLVHKQEFFRLITYTQRRFWHENYDEYEKKIYMDCKRKCTVFVCFVVFTTKVTLICYALSPILENIGRNESDRELPFNMWIDLPLTATPYYEITLLMQLMSLYYVGVGYFCFDNLLCVMSLHLATQFQMLQYKMSHMTDLTNNEKGETNPQLFSGSSANKYYTAFKKYIQQHQALITYCRKLESVFNLPVLAQVLVFSLVMCLDGYQILMPGAPTRTRLIFSFQLIACLCQLLMFTYSCDCIIQESASIALSAYKGPXXXXXXXXXXXXXXXXXXLVTIRSGVPCCITAYGFFVVSLETYTRVLSTAVSYFTLLRQTTEETLSS